Proteins encoded by one window of Bacillus sp. DTU_2020_1000418_1_SI_GHA_SEK_038:
- a CDS encoding S9 family peptidase, producing the protein MDEISLDPYLHVLTVKNLEYEPNGKKISFICDYTGLPQVWEYDGENRELAQSSFTKEGITFIKYVTGTSDLIIGMDVSGNEREQLYLLKKDGELIALTNSPEHVHLYGGSSPDGKWIAWSSNRRNQAFFDIYIQNLETLEICLVFAQDGAFSVLKWFPDGHSLLVRKTNTPLDHDLGVLSLLTGDMNWITEHSGEASFKNVHFNKDRDHIYLLSNKDREFFGLACIYLPTKQFTWLEQGEWDFEGLAMNEKKNQLAFTINVGGISKGYLLDLDISTLYTWETPMGVISNLKFSPKNQKLLYILNGPAHPSDIWALNLETLKAEQLTHVSHIPILKGKLIEPVQIFYRSFDNVQIPAFYYKPKPALKKMPVVIYIHGGPESQSRPVYNPLFQYFLNRGYAVVAPNIRGSTGYGKTYTHLDDVRKRMDAVKDLIYLVEWLKGDIHVDTGKIAVMGGSYGGFMVLSAISHYPSLWAAAIDIVGISSLRTFLKTTSPWRKRFREAEYGTVEEDGEFFDQIDPLNHADQITSPLMVIHGVNDPRVPIEESEQIVNKLKKRDHPVTYIRIEDEGHTFSKLKNKIYAYSELADFLEKHIGNNQHYSVVTNKQTNKQTNKQTNKQTNKQTNKQTS; encoded by the coding sequence ATGGATGAAATAAGTCTAGATCCTTATCTGCATGTTCTTACGGTGAAAAATCTTGAATACGAACCAAATGGAAAAAAGATAAGCTTTATCTGTGATTATACGGGATTGCCACAGGTATGGGAGTATGATGGAGAAAATAGGGAGCTTGCCCAATCCTCTTTTACTAAGGAAGGAATCACATTCATAAAATATGTTACTGGTACATCGGATTTGATTATTGGGATGGACGTTTCCGGAAATGAGAGGGAACAGCTTTACTTATTAAAGAAGGATGGAGAGCTGATTGCCCTGACAAACTCCCCAGAACATGTTCATTTGTATGGTGGAAGCTCTCCAGATGGAAAATGGATTGCTTGGTCTAGCAATCGACGAAATCAAGCATTTTTTGATATTTATATCCAGAATCTTGAGACTCTCGAAATCTGCCTCGTTTTTGCCCAAGATGGGGCGTTTTCTGTTCTGAAATGGTTTCCCGATGGGCATTCATTATTGGTTAGAAAAACAAACACTCCCCTTGATCATGATTTAGGAGTGTTATCACTATTAACTGGAGACATGAACTGGATAACAGAACATTCGGGAGAAGCAAGCTTTAAGAATGTCCATTTTAATAAGGATCGAGATCATATTTATCTGTTATCAAACAAAGACCGTGAATTTTTTGGGCTTGCATGTATTTATTTACCTACTAAACAATTCACTTGGCTGGAGCAGGGAGAGTGGGATTTTGAAGGGCTAGCCATGAATGAGAAAAAAAATCAATTAGCTTTCACGATCAATGTAGGGGGGATCTCCAAAGGGTATTTACTAGATTTAGATATAAGTACCCTTTATACATGGGAAACACCAATGGGTGTGATCTCCAATCTCAAATTTTCACCAAAAAACCAAAAGCTCCTCTATATATTAAACGGGCCTGCACACCCATCTGATATATGGGCGCTTAACCTAGAAACCCTCAAGGCAGAACAGCTTACACATGTTTCTCACATTCCAATACTTAAGGGAAAATTAATTGAGCCTGTGCAAATATTCTATCGTTCTTTTGACAACGTTCAGATCCCCGCCTTTTACTATAAACCGAAACCTGCGCTTAAGAAAATGCCGGTTGTCATATATATTCATGGTGGCCCGGAAAGTCAAAGTCGTCCCGTTTACAATCCCCTTTTCCAATATTTTTTAAACCGAGGTTATGCAGTGGTGGCTCCAAATATTCGCGGCAGTACAGGTTATGGAAAGACGTATACCCATTTAGATGATGTTCGTAAACGGATGGATGCTGTGAAAGATCTAATTTATTTAGTGGAATGGCTTAAAGGAGATATCCATGTTGATACTGGTAAGATAGCGGTTATGGGAGGCAGCTATGGTGGATTTATGGTTCTTTCCGCCATTAGTCACTATCCTAGTTTGTGGGCGGCTGCGATTGATATCGTTGGAATCTCAAGCCTGAGAACCTTCCTAAAAACTACAAGTCCTTGGCGTAAGAGGTTTAGAGAGGCTGAATATGGAACGGTTGAAGAAGATGGGGAATTTTTTGATCAAATCGATCCATTGAATCATGCAGATCAAATCACCTCTCCCCTTATGGTGATCCATGGAGTTAATGACCCGCGTGTCCCAATTGAAGAATCTGAGCAGATTGTGAATAAACTAAAGAAACGAGATCATCCTGTTACGTATATTCGTATTGAAGATGAAGGTCATACGTTTTCAAAACTAAAAAATAAAATTTATGCATATTCCGAGTTGGCTGACTTCCTTGAAAAACACATTGGAAATAATCAGCATTACTCTGTGGTAACAAACAAACAAACAAACAAACAAACAAACAAACAAACAAACAAACAAACAAACAAACAAACAAACAAACAAACATCCTAA
- a CDS encoding phytoene desaturase family protein, translating into MTKYEVAIVGGGIAGLTASIYAAKAGKRTIILEQQKQLGGRAITIKKQGVYFNLGAHALYKGEAYEAFRELGLRLEGGTPSIDAYGMWKEQILPLPTNTFSFFQTPLLSWGGKLDLAKWFIKLGKMDTSVWNHISIRDWIETQLHDPMLRNLFYALLRTSTYVLAPELHAAGPALKQLQRSLKGVLYLDKGWGTLVEELRELAVRQGVKLVTGCKVIAVEHQDQKVHSILCESGTRIEAANIILTTPPSFSHKLVPHADQTALDTWNKQAIPVTVACLDVGLRQLPIHEHQFIYGLDQPIFFTNQSREGKPRPAILSDDGTQLISLFKYQGPQTDAAKDEQELEQVLDMVQPGWQNELVIRQFLPKMTVVHDFPHIKRKVDPGPAVPEIKGLYVAGDWASHGELLVDASVASAKRAVSQLLNTREEIKL; encoded by the coding sequence ATGACAAAATATGAAGTGGCTATTGTAGGCGGGGGAATTGCGGGTTTAACTGCTTCGATCTATGCAGCAAAAGCAGGGAAACGAACCATTATATTGGAACAGCAAAAACAATTGGGGGGCAGAGCCATCACCATCAAAAAGCAGGGGGTATATTTTAATTTGGGCGCGCATGCACTGTATAAAGGCGAAGCGTATGAAGCATTCCGCGAACTCGGATTACGGCTTGAGGGAGGCACACCGTCTATTGATGCTTACGGGATGTGGAAAGAACAAATATTGCCCTTACCAACGAACACATTCTCCTTCTTTCAAACGCCGCTCCTAAGTTGGGGAGGAAAACTAGATCTTGCAAAATGGTTCATTAAATTAGGAAAAATGGACACAAGCGTTTGGAATCATATCAGTATCCGTGATTGGATTGAAACTCAATTACATGATCCAATGCTGCGTAACCTGTTCTATGCACTGCTCCGAACATCCACTTATGTGCTTGCTCCTGAATTACACGCTGCTGGTCCTGCCTTAAAACAGCTGCAGCGTTCACTAAAAGGAGTCTTGTATCTCGATAAAGGCTGGGGGACACTCGTAGAAGAGCTGCGTGAACTTGCTGTCCGACAAGGAGTGAAGCTAGTTACTGGTTGTAAAGTGATTGCTGTCGAGCATCAAGATCAAAAAGTACACTCGATTTTATGTGAAAGCGGCACTAGAATAGAAGCAGCGAACATTATACTAACTACACCGCCTTCCTTTTCTCACAAACTAGTTCCCCATGCGGATCAAACAGCACTCGACACGTGGAACAAGCAAGCGATTCCTGTTACGGTTGCCTGCCTAGATGTTGGATTGCGCCAGCTGCCTATACATGAACACCAATTTATCTATGGATTGGATCAACCAATTTTCTTTACGAACCAATCACGGGAGGGAAAACCAAGGCCAGCTATCTTGAGTGATGATGGGACACAATTGATATCACTTTTTAAGTATCAGGGTCCACAAACAGATGCAGCGAAGGATGAACAAGAGTTAGAGCAAGTGTTAGATATGGTTCAACCCGGCTGGCAGAATGAATTAGTTATAAGACAGTTCCTGCCGAAAATGACTGTTGTCCATGACTTTCCTCATATAAAAAGAAAGGTCGATCCAGGCCCTGCTGTTCCTGAAATTAAGGGACTATATGTTGCTGGTGACTGGGCCTCACATGGAGAACTGCTCGTAGATGCATCTGTAGCTAGCGCTAAACGAGCCGTTTCTCAACTATTGAATACTAGAGAGGAAATCAAATTATGA
- a CDS encoding YjjG family noncanonical pyrimidine nucleotidase — MKNYDIIFFDVDDTLFDFTKSEQEAFNKVFDKYNLLNSLKLYEKNYQEISKVLWRDLENGKMSLVELGSERFRRLFLDHELEIDAVVFNEDYLGFLGEQSHLVQGVEKVISDLSHKRLAIITNGYTDVQTSRINNSPFEGTFEHIIISESTGFQKPQTEIFDYAFNKLQITDKSNVLMVGDSLTSDIQGGINYGIDTCWFNPKYKENNTSIKPTYEINKLESLLEIIK; from the coding sequence ATGAAGAATTACGATATTATATTTTTTGATGTAGATGACACACTTTTTGACTTTACTAAATCGGAGCAAGAAGCTTTTAATAAAGTCTTTGATAAATATAATTTATTAAATAGCTTAAAGCTATACGAGAAGAATTACCAAGAAATTAGTAAAGTGTTGTGGAGAGATTTAGAAAATGGGAAAATGAGCCTTGTTGAACTAGGTTCAGAAAGATTTAGGAGATTATTTTTAGATCATGAACTCGAAATTGACGCAGTTGTATTCAATGAAGATTATTTGGGATTTCTTGGAGAACAATCGCACCTTGTTCAAGGAGTTGAAAAAGTCATTAGCGATCTCTCGCATAAACGCTTAGCAATTATTACGAACGGCTACACTGATGTACAAACATCAAGAATTAATAATTCCCCGTTTGAAGGTACATTTGAACATATTATTATCTCTGAATCCACTGGATTCCAAAAACCACAAACAGAAATTTTTGATTATGCTTTTAATAAACTACAGATTACAGATAAATCCAACGTACTAATGGTTGGCGATTCGTTGACTTCTGATATTCAAGGTGGAATTAACTATGGTATTGATACTTGTTGGTTCAATCCTAAGTACAAGGAAAATAATACATCTATAAAACCTACTTACGAAATAAATAAATTAGAAAGCCTGTTAGAGATTATAAAATAA
- a CDS encoding GNAT family protein, which yields MEKNNQIFAKTTRLILRRFSLNDTDDFHLYRSNSEVAKFQSWENYQYHEAESFVNEQSKNNPNQPGTWFQFAIALAETNQLIGDCALHTLLDEPRIVEIGFTLSPGYQGNGYASEAVSALLDYIFKVLGKHKVIAHTDVRNNKSIALLECVGMRREGHFLQNYMSKGQWVDEYQYSILKSEWESTSNLLI from the coding sequence ATGGAAAAAAACAATCAGATTTTCGCAAAAACAACAAGACTTATTTTAAGAAGATTTAGTCTTAACGACACTGATGACTTCCATTTATATCGTTCAAATTCTGAAGTTGCTAAATTTCAATCATGGGAGAATTATCAATATCACGAAGCCGAATCGTTCGTTAATGAACAAAGTAAAAATAACCCTAATCAGCCAGGTACTTGGTTCCAATTTGCCATTGCTTTAGCTGAGACTAATCAACTCATTGGAGATTGTGCACTTCATACGCTTTTAGACGAACCCCGTATTGTAGAAATCGGGTTTACTCTTTCTCCAGGATACCAGGGGAATGGATATGCAAGTGAGGCTGTTAGTGCGTTATTGGATTATATATTTAAAGTATTAGGAAAACACAAAGTAATTGCACATACAGATGTTAGAAATAACAAGTCTATTGCTTTACTTGAATGTGTTGGTATGAGGCGAGAAGGGCATTTTTTACAAAATTACATGTCAAAAGGACAGTGGGTTGACGAATATCAATATTCAATTCTTAAGTCTGAATGGGAGAGTACCTCAAACCTGTTAATTTAA